One genomic region from Microcoleus sp. FACHB-672 encodes:
- a CDS encoding ABC transporter permease codes for MTSTKHSSGSRGLESFTNGMAALATSETLLYVLKRLLQALLTLFLASALCFAIIQLAPGDYLDTLRQNPKISPETIKQLSINFGLDKPPLEQYGRWLRRIVTQGDFGTSFVYQRSVASLLWERIPATLLLAISSLLLTWAIAIPLGIIGAVQQNDLTDRILRVISYIGQGFPSFITALVLLFFAQVTSPLFPVGGMTSINYADLTPLGKVLDIGWHMILPTIALSVTSFAGLQRITRGQLLDVLRQDYIRTARAKGLPENRVIYVHALRNAVNPLITLLGFEFAGLLGGAFIAEFFFNWPGLGRLILQAVTNQDLYLVMASLMMGAVMLIVGNLLADLLLKVSDPRIKLEDMN; via the coding sequence ATGACTTCTACTAAGCATTCTTCAGGCAGCCGGGGGCTGGAATCTTTTACAAATGGAATGGCGGCGCTTGCCACCAGCGAGACGCTTTTATATGTGTTAAAGCGGCTGTTACAAGCACTTTTAACGCTGTTTCTAGCATCAGCATTATGCTTTGCAATTATTCAACTAGCACCAGGAGATTACTTGGATACGCTGCGGCAAAATCCCAAGATTTCTCCGGAAACTATCAAACAATTAAGTATTAATTTTGGCTTAGATAAGCCGCCGTTGGAGCAATATGGGCGCTGGTTAAGACGAATTGTTACACAAGGGGATTTTGGCACGAGTTTTGTTTACCAACGCTCAGTGGCATCTCTGTTGTGGGAGCGCATACCGGCAACCCTATTGCTAGCCATTTCATCGTTACTTTTGACTTGGGCAATTGCAATTCCTCTGGGGATTATTGGCGCGGTTCAGCAAAATGATCTAACTGATCGCATCCTGCGTGTCATTAGCTACATCGGGCAAGGTTTTCCCAGCTTTATCACGGCGCTGGTACTCTTATTTTTCGCTCAAGTTACTTCCCCGCTCTTTCCAGTCGGCGGCATGACTAGCATTAATTATGCGGATTTAACGCCGTTGGGGAAAGTTTTAGATATTGGCTGGCACATGATTTTACCGACAATCGCGCTCAGTGTTACCAGTTTTGCCGGCTTGCAGCGAATTACTCGCGGACAATTACTAGATGTACTGCGCCAAGATTATATCCGAACCGCTCGTGCAAAGGGTTTACCCGAAAATCGAGTCATTTATGTACACGCTCTGCGAAATGCAGTGAATCCTCTAATTACATTATTAGGATTTGAGTTTGCCGGCTTGTTAGGCGGGGCGTTTATTGCAGAATTTTTCTTTAATTGGCCCGGATTAGGCCGGCTGATTTTGCAAGCGGTAACGAATCAAGATTTGTATTTAGTAATGGCAAGTTTGATGATGGGTGCTGTCATGCTAATTGTAGGGAATTTGCTAGCAGATTTACTTTTAAAAGTTTCTGATCCCCGAATTAAACTGGAAGATATGAATTAA
- a CDS encoding adenine phosphoribosyltransferase — translation MDLKSLIRDIPDFPKPGILFRDITTLLRDPQGLRYTIDTMSEKCADLKPDYIVGMESRGFIFAVPMAYKLGAGFVPVRKPGKLPAAIYAVEYELEYGTDRLEMHQDAWEPGSRVLIVDDLMATGGTAKATADLVQQTGGELVGFGFILELAALGGRHKLPNVPVVSLIEY, via the coding sequence ATGGATTTGAAGTCTCTGATTCGCGACATCCCAGATTTTCCGAAACCGGGTATTTTGTTTCGGGATATTACAACGCTCTTGCGCGACCCACAGGGGCTGCGCTACACCATCGACACGATGTCAGAAAAATGTGCCGATTTAAAACCCGATTATATTGTTGGCATGGAGTCACGAGGCTTCATTTTTGCGGTGCCAATGGCTTATAAACTGGGTGCCGGTTTTGTGCCGGTGCGGAAACCGGGCAAGTTGCCGGCGGCGATTTATGCTGTCGAGTATGAGCTAGAGTATGGGACAGACCGGCTAGAAATGCATCAGGATGCCTGGGAACCGGGCAGTCGGGTGCTCATTGTGGACGATCTGATGGCAACCGGCGGTACAGCAAAGGCAACGGCGGATCTCGTGCAGCAGACGGGCGGCGAATTGGTCGGTTTTGGCTTTATCTTAGAGCTAGCGGCTTTGGGCGGTCGTCACAAACTGCCAAATGTGCCGGTGGTGAGTTTAATCGAGTATTAA